From a single Athene noctua chromosome 2, bAthNoc1.hap1.1, whole genome shotgun sequence genomic region:
- the GFUS gene encoding GDP-L-fucose synthase, whose product MTEAAGPVPKRILVTGGTGLVGKAIEKVVADGEGRPGEEWIFVSSRDADLTNATETKALFEQHKPTHVIHLAAMVGGLFKNIRYNLDFWRRNVHINDNVLHSAYETGVQKVVSCLSTCIFPDKTTYPIDETMIHNGPPHSSNFGYSYAKRMIDVQNRGYFEQHGCRFTAVIPTNVFGPHDNFNIEDGHVLPGLIHKVYLAKQTGSALTIWGTGKPRRQFIYSLDLARLFLWVLREYDEVEPIILSVGEEDEVSIREAAEAIVEAMDFRGELVFDTTKADGQFKKTASNAKLRLYLPDFQFTPFRQAVKETCAWFSTNYADARK is encoded by the exons ATGACAGAGGCGGCAGGGCCGGTGCCCAAGCGCATCCTGGTGACGGGTGGCACCGGCTTGGTGGGCAAAGCCATTGAGAAGGTGGTGGCCGATGGAGAGGGGCGGCCGGGTGAGGAGTGGATCTTTGTGTCCTCCAGAGACGCCGACTTGAC GAATGCCACGGAGACCAAAGCCCTGTTCGAGCAGCACAAGCCCACCCATGTCATCCACCTGGCTGCCATGGTTGGGGGCCTCTTCAAAAACATCCGCTACAACCTGGATTTTTGG AGGAGAAACGTCCATATCAACGACAATGTCCTGCACTCGGCATATGAGACAGGGGTGCAGAAGGTGGTCTCCTGCCTCTCCACCTGCATCTTTCCAGATAAAACAACATACCCCATCGACGAGACCATG atTCACAACGGGCCACCTCACAGCTCCAACTTTGGTTACTCCTATGCCAAGAGAATGATCGACGTCCAGAATAG GGGCTACTTCGAGCAGCACGGCTGCCGCTTCACCGCCGTCATCCCTACCAACGTCTTCGGGCCACACGACAACTTCAACATCGAGGACGGCCACGTCTTGCCGGGGCTCATCCACAAGGTCTATCTGGCCAAAC AGACCGGCTCTGCATTGACTATCTGGGGCACGGGCAAGCCCAGGAGACAGTTCATCTACTCCCTG GACCTGGCCCGGCTCTTCCTTTGGGTCCTGCGGGAATATGATGAGGTAGAGCCCATCATTTTGTCAG TGGGAGAAGAAGATGAAGTGTCCatcagggaggcagcagaggcgATCGTGGAAGCCATGGACTTCAGGGGGGAGCTTGTC TTTGACACCACCAAGGCAGATGGGCAGTTCAAGAAGACAGCCAGCAACGCCAAACTACGGCTCTACCTGCCCGACTTCCAGTTCACACCCTTCAGGCAAG ccgtGAAGGAGACCTGCGCCTGGTTCAGCACCAACTACGCCGATGCCAGGAAGTGA
- the PYCR3 gene encoding pyrroline-5-carboxylate reductase 3 isoform X1: MEAAELRVGFVGAGRMAGGLARGLLRAGKVPASSILASAPTDKNLDAWRESGCRTTHCNLEVLQESTLVFLATKPHVLPGVLQEIRPAVGPHHIVVSLVAGVTLQTLQRLLPAGTKVLRLMPNLPCVVQAGAMVFTRGSGAGDGEAALLKNLLSSCGLCEEVPESYINIHTGLSGSGVAYVYLFAEALAEGAVKMGMPSGLASRIAAQTLLGAAKVMLETGEHPAKLRGDVCTPGGTTIHALHQLEKGALRATVMNAVEVATNRACDMAED; encoded by the exons ATGGAGGCGGCGGAGCTGCGGGTGGGGTTCGTGGGCGCCGGGCGCATGGCGGGAGGCCTGGCCCGGGGGCTGCTGCGGGCAG GGAAGGTGCcagccagcagcatcctggcCAGCGCTCCCACGGACAAAAACCTGGACGCTTGGCGG GAGTCGGGCTGCCGGACCACGCACTGCAACCTGGAGGTGCTGCAGGAGAGCACTTTGGTCTTCCTGGCCACCAAACCCCACGTCCTGCCGGGCGTCCTGCAGGAGATCCGTCCTGCCGTGGGTCCCCACCACATCGTTGTCTCATTGGTGGCCGGCGTCACCCTTCAGACCCTGCAACGG CTTCTCCCCGCCGGGACCAAAGTGCTGCGCCTCATGCCCAACCTGCCGTGCGTGGTGCAGGCAGGGGCCATGGTCTTCACCCGGGGCAGCGGTGCCGGTGATGGGGAAGCCGCCCTGCTGAAGAACCTTCTGTCCTCCTGCGGGCTCTGCGAGGAGGTCCCCGAATCCTACATCAACATCCACACCGGCCTCAGCGGCAGCGGCGTGGCCTAC GTTTACCTGTTTGCCGAAGCTTTGGCCGAGGGGGCGGTGAAGATGGGGATGCCGAGCGGTTTGGCCAGCAGGATCGCGGCTCAGACGCTGCTG GGTGCAGCGAAGGTGATGCTGGAGACAGGGGAGCACCCGGCGAAGCTGCGAGGAGACGTTTGCACACCCGGGGGCACCACCATCCACGCGCTGCACCAGCTGGAGAAGGGGGCACTGCGGGCCACTGTCATGAACGCTGTGGAGGTGGCCACCAACCGGGCATGCGATATGGCCGAGGACTAG
- the PYCR3 gene encoding pyrroline-5-carboxylate reductase 3 isoform X2, translated as MEAAELRVGFVGAGRMAGGLARGLLRAGKVPASSILASAPTDKNLDAWRESGCRTTHCNLEVLQESTLVFLATKPHVLPGVLQEIRPAVGPHHIVVSLVAGVTLQTLQRAGAMVFTRGSGAGDGEAALLKNLLSSCGLCEEVPESYINIHTGLSGSGVAYVYLFAEALAEGAVKMGMPSGLASRIAAQTLLGAAKVMLETGEHPAKLRGDVCTPGGTTIHALHQLEKGALRATVMNAVEVATNRACDMAED; from the exons ATGGAGGCGGCGGAGCTGCGGGTGGGGTTCGTGGGCGCCGGGCGCATGGCGGGAGGCCTGGCCCGGGGGCTGCTGCGGGCAG GGAAGGTGCcagccagcagcatcctggcCAGCGCTCCCACGGACAAAAACCTGGACGCTTGGCGG GAGTCGGGCTGCCGGACCACGCACTGCAACCTGGAGGTGCTGCAGGAGAGCACTTTGGTCTTCCTGGCCACCAAACCCCACGTCCTGCCGGGCGTCCTGCAGGAGATCCGTCCTGCCGTGGGTCCCCACCACATCGTTGTCTCATTGGTGGCCGGCGTCACCCTTCAGACCCTGCAACGG GCAGGGGCCATGGTCTTCACCCGGGGCAGCGGTGCCGGTGATGGGGAAGCCGCCCTGCTGAAGAACCTTCTGTCCTCCTGCGGGCTCTGCGAGGAGGTCCCCGAATCCTACATCAACATCCACACCGGCCTCAGCGGCAGCGGCGTGGCCTAC GTTTACCTGTTTGCCGAAGCTTTGGCCGAGGGGGCGGTGAAGATGGGGATGCCGAGCGGTTTGGCCAGCAGGATCGCGGCTCAGACGCTGCTG GGTGCAGCGAAGGTGATGCTGGAGACAGGGGAGCACCCGGCGAAGCTGCGAGGAGACGTTTGCACACCCGGGGGCACCACCATCCACGCGCTGCACCAGCTGGAGAAGGGGGCACTGCGGGCCACTGTCATGAACGCTGTGGAGGTGGCCACCAACCGGGCATGCGATATGGCCGAGGACTAG
- the LOC141958276 gene encoding uncharacterized protein LOC141958276, which produces MGAEPCGHPRCHWVVVRLRSSCANLSEEEEVSCQTSPEGHRTQPCTPDTEELRECLAGWLRPRHESPDHHSLQRPGPGETLVANEQHRVAQFLEDTTQQMGRDLALLLAQMEEMMEKLQQVNRSLGLMLAAVEDARSSVENHPQHLHAVLDPAGAISTSILRGSCLVLLAVLLTPPRAILLLLLFFLASSTLSIPALSALLVFTTAGQWLVAAARRGAGGPWLVFPQEEPSHRFTSTPDRECKMELLREELDRMEMSCLREPLCTKQPPAVAGDLPGLAEWVSPLPGSWRTKLSSCEALLEPDTGTGKRWEPKRGSPRQSLASGTSLLSPRSLCQGVTRAGQRCRKSVTPGQDFCHIHAAGPASCSRLPTDSSPHV; this is translated from the exons atgggtgctgagccCTGCGGACACCCGCGTTGCCACTGGGTCGTGGTGCGGCTCCGCTCATCCTGCGCCAACctgagcgaggaggaggaggtcagCTGCCAGACCAGTCCTGAGGGGCACCGGacacagccctgcaccccagacACA GAGGAGCTGCGGGAGTGTCTGGCCGGGTGGCTACGGCCAAGACACGAAAGCCCGGACCACCACAGCCTGCAGCGACCCGGGCCGGGCGAGACCCTCGTTGCCAACGAGCAGCACCGGGTGGCCCAATTCCTGGAGGACACGACCCAGCAGATGG GGAGAGACCTGGCCCTTCTCCTGGCTCAGATGGAGGAGATGATGGAGAAGCTGCAGCAAGTCAACCGGAGCCTGGGGCTGATGCTGGCGGCTGTGGAGGATGCCCGGAGCAGTGTGGAGAACCATCCGCAGCACCTCCACGCTGTCCTTGACCCAGCTG GTGCCATCTCCACCTCCATCCTACGCGGCTCCTGCTTGGTGTTGCTGGCCGTGCTGCTCACACCGCCCCgcgccatcctcctcctcctcctcttcttcctcgccTCCAGCACCCTCAGCATCCCAGCGCTCTCTGCTCTGCTGGTGTTCACCACGGCAG GTCAGTGGCTGGTGGCAGCCGCTCGCCGCGGTGCTGGGGGGCCCTGGCTGGTGTTTCCCCAGGAGGAGCCTTCTCACCGGTTCACCTCCACCCCGGACAG GGAGTGCAAAATGGAGCTGTTGCGGGAGGAGCTGGACAGGATGGAGATGAGCTGCCTGCGAG AGCCCTTGTGCACCAAGCAGCCCCCAGCGGTGGCAGGGGACCTCCCTGGCTTAGCAGAGTGGGTGTCACCTCTCCCCGGCAGCTGGAGGACAAAGCTGAGCTCATGTGAG GCACTGCTGGAGCCGGACACGGGCACTGGGAAGCGCTGGGAGCCCAAACGGGGCAGCCCGAGGCAGTCTCTGGCCAGTGGCAC GTCCTTGCTGTCCCCACGGTCCCTGTGCCAGGGGGTCACCAGGGCCGGGCAGCGATGCCGGAAGAGTGTCACCCCCGGGCAGGACTTCTGCCACATCCACGCCGCTGGTCCAGCCTCCTGCAGCCGCTTGCCCACGGACTCGTCCCCTCATGtctga